One window from the genome of Rufibacter tibetensis encodes:
- a CDS encoding isoaspartyl peptidase/L-asparaginase family protein, which produces MNSRRNFLRLSALGTAFVSGLYPIHKVFSGSIKQGKINKPLVISTWDYGMPANEAAWKILSQNGHALDAVEAGVRVPEADPNVRTVGYGGFPDREGNVTLDACIMDKDSNCGAVAYLQHIKHPISVARKVMEDTPHVMLVGDGALQFAFAKGFKKENLLTPESEKDWKNWLKESKYKPVINIENHDTIGLLALDAHGNLAGACTTSGAAYKMRGRVGDSPIIGAGLFVDNEIGAATATGLGEAVIRMVGSHLVVELMRQGHAPEKACQLAVERIISKQKNVKDLQVGFIAINKQGEYGGYCIQRGFNYAVRDARTNTLLDAKFKL; this is translated from the coding sequence ATGAACAGCAGACGTAATTTTCTGAGGCTTTCGGCGCTAGGAACCGCTTTTGTAAGTGGATTGTATCCCATCCACAAAGTATTTTCTGGTTCCATCAAACAAGGGAAAATCAACAAACCTTTGGTAATCTCTACCTGGGACTACGGCATGCCAGCCAACGAAGCAGCCTGGAAGATCCTTTCTCAGAACGGGCATGCCTTGGATGCGGTAGAAGCTGGCGTACGGGTACCGGAAGCAGACCCCAACGTGCGCACCGTAGGATACGGCGGTTTTCCGGACCGGGAAGGAAATGTGACCTTAGATGCCTGCATCATGGACAAGGACAGCAACTGCGGGGCAGTAGCCTATTTGCAACACATCAAGCACCCCATCTCGGTAGCCCGGAAGGTTATGGAAGACACGCCGCACGTGATGCTGGTGGGCGATGGCGCGCTGCAGTTTGCCTTTGCAAAAGGCTTCAAAAAAGAGAACCTGCTTACCCCAGAGTCTGAGAAGGACTGGAAAAACTGGCTTAAGGAGTCTAAGTACAAGCCGGTCATCAACATAGAAAACCATGACACTATTGGTCTATTAGCGTTAGATGCCCACGGAAACCTGGCTGGCGCTTGTACCACTAGCGGGGCAGCTTATAAAATGAGAGGCCGCGTGGGTGATTCTCCTATTATTGGCGCAGGCCTGTTTGTAGACAATGAGATTGGAGCCGCTACCGCCACTGGTTTAGGTGAAGCCGTGATCAGGATGGTGGGAAGTCACCTGGTAGTGGAATTGATGCGCCAGGGGCATGCACCTGAGAAGGCTTGCCAACTGGCGGTAGAGCGTATCATCTCCAAACAAAAAAATGTAAAGGACTTGCAGGTAGGCTTCATCGCCATTAACAAACAAGGCGAATACGGTGGCTACTGTATTCAGCGCGGGTTTAACTATGCCGTTCGAGACGCCCGCACCAATACTTTGTTAGATGCTAAATTCAAACTCTAA
- a CDS encoding copper homeostasis protein CutC — MSKAIQMEVCVDSVQSAITAQKAGAQRVELCDNLVEGGTTPSAGMIQLCRQHLSISLHILIRPRRGDFLYTDLEFEVMKQDIMVAKQLGADGVVFGVLLADGNIDVVRTQELIELARPLSVTFHRAFDLTPDPHKALEDLLHLKVDRLLTSGQKATAAEGAALIKHLCERAGKNLIILPGGGINEQNIQFLLEKTGATEFHASARAFQESQMVYRKEYVPMGGTPLATEYGSMRASFERITSLLLQAKGS, encoded by the coding sequence ATGAGTAAGGCTATCCAAATGGAGGTGTGCGTGGACTCGGTGCAATCAGCCATCACTGCTCAAAAGGCAGGAGCACAAAGGGTAGAACTCTGCGACAATCTGGTGGAGGGTGGCACCACTCCTAGTGCCGGTATGATCCAGCTTTGCCGACAACATCTTTCCATCAGCTTGCACATCCTTATCCGGCCGCGTCGTGGAGATTTCCTTTACACTGATCTTGAGTTTGAGGTCATGAAGCAGGACATTATGGTAGCCAAACAACTAGGCGCTGACGGAGTAGTGTTTGGCGTTCTGTTAGCCGATGGAAACATAGACGTGGTTCGCACCCAAGAATTAATAGAACTTGCCCGTCCACTCAGCGTCACTTTTCACCGGGCTTTTGATTTAACCCCTGATCCACACAAAGCACTTGAAGATTTACTTCACCTGAAAGTAGACCGGCTGCTTACCTCTGGCCAAAAAGCCACTGCAGCGGAAGGAGCAGCCTTGATCAAGCACCTCTGTGAAAGAGCTGGCAAGAATCTGATCATTCTGCCCGGGGGTGGCATCAATGAGCAAAATATCCAATTTCTACTGGAGAAAACCGGTGCTACCGAATTCCATGCATCTGCGAGAGCGTTTCAGGAGAGCCAAATGGTATACCGAAAGGAGTACGTACCTATGGGCGGAACTCCCCTAGCTACCGAATATGGCAGCATGAGGGCTTCCTTTGAGAGGATAACTTCTCTGTTGCTACAGGCAAAAGGATCTTAA
- a CDS encoding sigma-54-dependent transcriptional regulator has product MPKILIIDDERSIRYTLKEILEYENYTVDEAEDGERGLELLQKSKYDVVLCDIKMPKLDGMEVLERATILVPDTPFIMISAHGTIDTAVEATKKGAYDFLVKPPDLNRLLVSVRNALDKATLVTETKTLKKKISKTYEMVGSSPALGKVKAAVAKVAPTDARVLITGPNGAGKELVARSLHEQSNRAQGPLVEVNCAAIPSELIESELFGHEKGSFTSAVKQRIGKFEQATGGTLFLDEIGDMSLSAQAKVLRALQEHKITRVGGDKDITVDVRVVAATNKNLLEEIEAKNFREDLYHRLSVILIHVPPLNERREDIPDLVEKFLQDVARDYGNKPKKITPEALSYLQALDWRGNVRELRNVVERLVIMSEDTITEEDARSYAK; this is encoded by the coding sequence ATGCCCAAAATCCTGATCATAGATGATGAACGTAGCATCCGCTACACGTTGAAAGAAATACTGGAGTACGAGAACTACACCGTAGACGAAGCCGAGGACGGTGAACGCGGTCTAGAACTGCTCCAGAAAAGCAAATATGACGTGGTGCTCTGCGATATTAAGATGCCAAAGTTAGACGGCATGGAGGTGCTGGAGCGGGCAACCATCCTGGTGCCAGACACGCCCTTTATCATGATCTCGGCGCACGGTACCATTGACACTGCCGTAGAAGCGACCAAAAAAGGCGCGTACGATTTCCTTGTAAAACCACCAGATTTAAACCGCTTGTTGGTATCGGTACGCAACGCTTTAGACAAAGCAACGCTGGTTACGGAAACCAAAACACTAAAGAAAAAGATCTCCAAAACGTATGAGATGGTGGGTTCTTCTCCTGCCTTAGGTAAAGTGAAGGCCGCTGTTGCGAAAGTAGCCCCCACTGATGCACGCGTTTTAATCACGGGTCCTAACGGAGCAGGAAAAGAATTGGTGGCCCGCTCCTTACATGAGCAAAGCAACCGCGCTCAAGGCCCGTTGGTAGAAGTAAACTGCGCCGCCATACCCAGTGAGTTGATTGAAAGCGAATTGTTTGGACATGAGAAGGGCTCCTTTACCTCTGCCGTAAAACAACGCATCGGGAAGTTTGAGCAAGCCACTGGCGGTACTTTGTTCCTGGACGAGATCGGAGACATGAGCCTTTCGGCACAAGCCAAGGTGTTACGCGCCTTGCAGGAACACAAAATTACCCGCGTGGGTGGCGATAAGGACATTACCGTAGATGTACGCGTAGTAGCAGCTACAAACAAGAATCTGCTGGAGGAAATTGAGGCCAAGAACTTCCGCGAAGACTTGTACCACCGCCTCAGCGTGATTCTGATTCATGTACCACCGTTGAACGAACGCCGTGAAGACATTCCGGATTTGGTGGAAAAGTTCCTGCAAGACGTGGCCCGTGATTACGGAAATAAACCCAAGAAAATAACGCCTGAGGCTCTTAGTTACCTTCAAGCCTTAGATTGGCGCGGCAACGTACGGGAACTCCGTAACGTGGTAGAACGCCTGGTCATCATGAGCGAAGACACCATCACTGAAGAAGATGCCCGCTCTTACGCCAAATAG
- a CDS encoding acyl-CoA synthetase family protein — protein sequence MGFPEEFKRNIIQYGPNDFVSAALELFQFQAQHNLVYRDYLFHLKRDPKQVKDLYQIPFLPIEFFKTHTVQSHSFTPQVIFKSSGTTLQQRSQHLVADPEFYKLHAQHLFEQTYGPLEGCVVLALLPSYLEQGDSSLVMMIDHFMKATGQSKPGFYLRNHEDLRQTVGEAKAQKKKVYLFGVTYALLDLTEEPGADELSGITIFETGGMKGRRREMVREELHTLLKDSFHVEAIHSEYGMTELLSQAYSTGEGIFHPSSTLRVLVRDVNDPFSVTAQAGSGGVNVIDLANVDSCAFIETKDLGKLYHDGSFEIMGRFDNSDIRGCNLLVS from the coding sequence ATGGGTTTTCCTGAAGAGTTTAAAAGAAATATCATTCAATACGGACCAAATGATTTCGTCTCTGCTGCTTTAGAACTATTTCAGTTTCAGGCACAGCACAATCTGGTCTACAGAGACTACTTATTCCATCTTAAAAGAGATCCTAAGCAGGTAAAGGACCTATATCAGATTCCTTTTTTACCAATAGAATTCTTCAAAACCCATACCGTTCAATCCCATTCATTTACCCCTCAAGTTATCTTTAAGAGCAGCGGCACTACTTTACAGCAAAGAAGTCAACACTTAGTCGCTGATCCTGAGTTTTACAAACTGCATGCCCAACACCTATTCGAACAAACATACGGGCCTCTGGAAGGCTGTGTGGTGCTGGCTTTGCTGCCTTCTTATCTGGAGCAGGGAGATTCCTCATTGGTTATGATGATAGATCATTTTATGAAAGCTACAGGGCAAAGCAAACCTGGGTTTTACCTGAGGAACCATGAAGACTTAAGGCAAACTGTGGGAGAAGCCAAAGCTCAGAAGAAGAAAGTGTATCTCTTTGGGGTAACGTACGCCTTACTAGATTTAACAGAGGAGCCCGGGGCAGATGAGCTAAGTGGCATCACCATCTTTGAAACAGGGGGCATGAAAGGGCGAAGACGCGAAATGGTACGCGAAGAGCTTCACACCTTGCTGAAGGATTCTTTCCATGTGGAGGCTATCCACTCTGAGTACGGCATGACCGAACTGCTTTCTCAAGCTTATTCAACCGGGGAAGGAATCTTTCATCCCTCGAGTACGCTACGGGTGTTGGTGCGTGATGTCAATGATCCTTTCTCCGTTACAGCTCAAGCAGGTTCTGGAGGGGTTAACGTGATTGACCTGGCCAACGTAGATTCCTGTGCCTTCATAGAGACGAAAGACTTGGGAAAGTTATATCATGATGGTTCTTTTGAGATCATGGGCCGATTTGATAACTCAGACATTAGAGGATGTAACTTGCTGGTAAGTTAG
- a CDS encoding alpha-ketoacid dehydrogenase subunit alpha/beta, which yields MQTVERTNQLSLTREEMLQDYRIACESRQASITGRKEVFMGKAKFGIFGDGKEVAQLAMARFFRSGDFRSGYYRDQTFMFAIGELTVQQFFAQLYAHTDVEEEPSTAGRSMTGHFGTRLLDEEGNWKPQTTNKNSSADISPTGAQMPRLLGLAYASKLYRENQDLRQFTDFSINGNEIAFGTIGNASTSEGVFFEAINAAGVLQVPMLVSVWDDGYGISVPAHYQTTKSSISEILAGFQREAPGEQGYEIFKVKGWDYPSLCEVYHQATQVCREQHVPVLIHVEEVTQPQGHSTSGSHERYKSKERLAWEEEYDCIKQMRNWLITGGYAEHAELNQIEAEAKEAVRVARVAAWNSFNAGIQVDHVQCLHLLEKLSGSINENASKIASLRDELQKTINPLRSDAIRAARKALQYARAEKTAAKRDLVKWLETVQGENAERYNSYLYSQSDESALLVEEIKPEYNEGSPLVDAREVLQACFDAALAREPRLFAIGEDVGKIGDVNQAFAGLQDKYGELRVTDTGIRECTIVGQGIGAALRGLRPITEIQYLDYLLYAIQILSDDVASLQYRTKGGQKTPIIVRTRGHRLEGVWHSGSPMGMILNSLRGMHVLVPRNMTQAAGFYNLLLKSDEPALVVECLNGYRLKERIPANIGEFTIPLGMPEVLRPGTDITIVTYGSMCRVVLEAAEQLKAVGISAEVIDVQTLLPFDLEHIVADSIRKTNRVLFTDEDVTGGATAYMMQRVVEDQDAWRWLDSKPATLTAQDHRPSYSTDGDYFSKPSAEDVFEIVYAMMHEVDPVAFPSLY from the coding sequence ATGCAAACCGTTGAACGGACAAATCAGCTTTCCCTTACAAGAGAAGAGATGTTGCAAGACTATCGCATTGCCTGCGAGAGTCGGCAAGCCAGTATAACTGGCCGAAAGGAAGTTTTCATGGGTAAAGCCAAGTTCGGGATTTTCGGAGACGGAAAAGAAGTAGCTCAGCTAGCCATGGCCCGTTTTTTCCGCTCCGGTGATTTCCGGTCAGGGTATTATAGAGACCAAACGTTTATGTTTGCCATTGGTGAGCTAACCGTGCAGCAGTTCTTTGCGCAGCTGTATGCCCACACAGACGTGGAGGAGGAGCCTTCTACCGCTGGCCGCAGCATGACAGGTCACTTCGGGACCAGACTTTTAGACGAAGAAGGAAATTGGAAGCCTCAGACTACCAACAAGAACTCATCAGCTGATATATCCCCTACGGGTGCCCAAATGCCTCGCTTATTAGGTTTGGCTTATGCTTCTAAATTATACCGGGAAAACCAGGACCTGCGCCAGTTCACAGATTTCTCCATCAACGGAAACGAAATCGCCTTTGGTACCATAGGAAATGCGTCTACCTCTGAGGGTGTTTTCTTTGAAGCCATTAACGCGGCCGGAGTTCTACAGGTGCCTATGTTGGTGTCTGTGTGGGATGATGGCTATGGCATCTCAGTTCCGGCACATTATCAAACTACTAAAAGCTCCATTTCAGAAATACTCGCTGGTTTCCAGCGCGAAGCTCCGGGAGAGCAAGGATATGAAATCTTCAAAGTAAAAGGTTGGGATTACCCTTCTCTTTGTGAAGTATACCACCAAGCCACCCAGGTTTGTCGTGAGCAGCACGTTCCGGTTCTAATCCATGTGGAAGAAGTAACTCAGCCACAAGGGCACTCTACTTCCGGATCACATGAACGTTACAAATCAAAAGAACGGCTGGCTTGGGAAGAGGAGTATGACTGCATCAAGCAAATGCGGAACTGGCTTATCACTGGTGGCTACGCAGAGCATGCTGAATTAAACCAAATAGAGGCTGAAGCCAAAGAAGCGGTTCGGGTGGCCCGGGTTGCAGCCTGGAACTCTTTTAATGCCGGTATCCAGGTAGATCATGTGCAGTGTCTGCACCTGCTGGAGAAGCTTTCAGGCAGTATTAATGAAAACGCTTCTAAAATAGCCTCTCTGCGGGATGAACTCCAGAAGACTATAAATCCGCTTAGGTCTGATGCCATCAGAGCAGCCCGTAAAGCTCTGCAATACGCCCGGGCTGAGAAAACGGCTGCCAAACGTGACCTGGTGAAATGGTTAGAAACTGTTCAAGGTGAGAATGCGGAGCGCTACAATTCTTATCTGTATAGCCAGTCTGATGAATCGGCCTTGTTAGTAGAAGAAATCAAACCCGAGTACAACGAAGGAAGTCCTTTAGTAGATGCCCGGGAAGTATTACAAGCCTGCTTTGATGCCGCCTTGGCACGTGAACCCCGGTTATTCGCCATTGGTGAAGACGTAGGTAAGATTGGGGATGTAAATCAAGCCTTTGCAGGATTGCAAGATAAATATGGTGAGCTTAGGGTTACTGACACAGGTATCCGGGAGTGTACCATTGTAGGGCAGGGCATAGGAGCTGCTTTGAGAGGGCTTCGTCCTATTACTGAAATCCAGTACCTAGATTACCTCCTGTATGCAATACAGATTCTGAGTGATGATGTGGCCAGCTTGCAGTACCGCACCAAAGGAGGACAGAAAACACCAATTATTGTGCGTACCAGAGGACACCGATTGGAAGGTGTTTGGCATTCAGGTTCCCCTATGGGTATGATCTTGAACAGTCTTAGAGGTATGCACGTGTTGGTGCCTCGTAATATGACCCAGGCAGCCGGTTTCTATAACCTGTTGCTGAAGTCTGATGAACCTGCTCTGGTGGTGGAATGCCTAAACGGTTACCGTTTGAAAGAGCGTATACCGGCCAATATTGGTGAATTCACCATTCCATTAGGTATGCCGGAAGTGCTTAGACCAGGTACTGATATCACCATTGTTACATATGGTTCTATGTGCCGTGTAGTGCTTGAGGCAGCTGAGCAGCTAAAAGCAGTAGGTATATCTGCTGAAGTGATAGATGTGCAAACCTTGTTGCCTTTTGACCTGGAGCATATAGTCGCTGACTCTATCCGTAAAACAAACAGGGTGCTTTTCACCGATGAAGATGTTACCGGAGGGGCTACTGCTTACATGATGCAGAGAGTGGTAGAGGACCAGGATGCATGGCGTTGGCTGGATTCAAAACCAGCTACCCTTACTGCCCAAGACCATCGTCCGTCTTATTCAACAGATGGGGATTATTTCTCTAAGCCTAGTGCAGAAGATGTTTTTGAAATTGTATATGCCATGATGCATGAGGTAGATCCGGTGGCTTTTCCATCTTTATATTAA
- a CDS encoding DUF1573 domain-containing protein gives MKKIYLFLSLALVVLTQGMVFAQGVLTFEKDMHDFGNVTEGVQAIYEFKFKNTGNQPVIISHVQASCGCTTPEWPKEAILPGKTGVVKAGYNSAGRPGAFNKTLTVTSNGNPDNLSLFIKGTVIQKSATPAPSSVSAADLQKSPKIDIASTTYDFGKLEKGQKATAKFSIKNTGKSDLTVSGLTTPCNCVAFKLSPSVVKPGQSAKLELTYSPQVLQDRIETVTLVSNDITGSATTLTLKAKVVENLAKQSSVKVNKASVPFK, from the coding sequence ATGAAAAAAATCTATCTTTTCCTTTCTCTGGCACTGGTAGTGCTTACTCAAGGGATGGTTTTCGCGCAAGGCGTACTCACCTTTGAAAAAGACATGCATGATTTCGGTAATGTTACCGAAGGTGTACAAGCAATTTACGAATTCAAGTTCAAGAACACCGGAAATCAGCCGGTTATTATTTCCCATGTGCAGGCCTCATGCGGCTGTACTACCCCAGAGTGGCCCAAAGAAGCTATCTTACCTGGTAAAACTGGTGTAGTAAAAGCAGGATATAACAGCGCGGGCCGCCCAGGTGCTTTCAATAAGACCTTGACGGTTACTTCAAATGGAAACCCTGATAATCTTTCTTTGTTTATCAAAGGAACCGTAATTCAGAAAAGTGCTACCCCTGCTCCTTCCAGTGTGTCTGCGGCTGACTTACAGAAATCACCAAAAATTGATATTGCCAGCACGACGTATGACTTCGGAAAATTAGAAAAAGGCCAGAAAGCTACGGCTAAATTCAGCATCAAAAACACTGGAAAATCTGATCTGACAGTGTCTGGATTGACTACTCCCTGCAATTGTGTAGCTTTCAAACTGAGTCCTTCTGTAGTAAAGCCAGGACAATCAGCAAAGTTGGAACTAACTTATAGTCCACAAGTGTTACAAGACAGAATAGAGACAGTAACCCTTGTTTCTAATGATATTACAGGTTCTGCTACCACCCTTACCCTCAAAGCCAAAGTGGTAGAAAACTTGGCAAAACAAAGTTCAGTTAAGGTTAATAAGGCTTCTGTGCCTTTTAAATAG
- the ald gene encoding alanine dehydrogenase, with protein sequence MIIGLPKEIKNNENRVALTPGGVAEFVKNGHTVYVQATAGEGSGFSNEEYTAAGATILPSIEEVYAIAEMIVKVKEPIEQEYSLIKEGQLLFTYFHFASYEPLTHAMIERKATCLAYETVELKDRSLPLLIPMSEVAGRMAPQEGAKYLEKPLKGRGILLGGVPGVKPANVLILGGGIVGTQAAKIAAGFGANVTIMDISLKRLRELDDIMPANVTTVMSNHYNIKEAIKDSDLIIGAVLIPGAKAPHLITRDMLKDMRPGTVLVDVAVDQGGCIETCKPTTHENPTFIIDDVVHYCVANMPGAVPYTSTLALTNATLPYALLLANKGWKQACLERDELRLGLNVVDGKVVYPGVAEAFNLPLTNVAELLA encoded by the coding sequence ATGATAATTGGTCTTCCGAAGGAGATAAAAAACAACGAAAACCGTGTGGCCCTCACCCCCGGTGGCGTAGCTGAGTTTGTTAAGAACGGCCATACTGTATATGTACAGGCTACTGCTGGTGAAGGTAGTGGTTTCTCAAATGAGGAGTACACGGCGGCTGGTGCTACTATTCTTCCTTCTATAGAGGAAGTGTATGCTATTGCCGAGATGATTGTAAAAGTGAAGGAGCCCATTGAGCAGGAATACTCCCTTATCAAAGAAGGCCAATTGTTATTTACCTACTTCCACTTTGCTTCCTATGAGCCGTTAACCCATGCCATGATTGAGCGTAAGGCTACCTGCCTAGCTTATGAGACAGTGGAATTGAAAGACCGTTCATTGCCTTTGCTTATTCCAATGAGTGAAGTAGCCGGACGTATGGCACCTCAGGAAGGCGCAAAATACCTTGAAAAGCCATTAAAAGGTCGAGGTATTCTATTAGGTGGTGTACCGGGTGTAAAACCAGCCAACGTGTTGATCTTAGGGGGTGGTATAGTTGGTACCCAAGCTGCTAAAATTGCCGCTGGTTTTGGTGCCAATGTAACGATCATGGACATCAGCCTTAAGCGTCTGCGTGAACTGGATGACATCATGCCAGCCAACGTGACTACGGTTATGTCAAACCATTACAATATCAAGGAGGCAATCAAAGATTCTGATTTGATTATTGGTGCGGTATTGATCCCAGGCGCAAAAGCTCCTCACCTGATTACCCGCGACATGCTGAAGGACATGCGTCCGGGCACCGTGTTGGTAGACGTAGCCGTTGACCAGGGAGGCTGCATTGAAACCTGCAAGCCTACTACCCATGAAAACCCTACATTCATTATTGATGATGTAGTGCATTACTGCGTAGCCAACATGCCGGGAGCAGTTCCTTACACTTCTACTCTGGCTTTAACTAACGCAACCCTACCATATGCTTTGTTACTAGCGAACAAAGGTTGGAAACAAGCTTGTCTTGAGCGGGATGAACTAAGATTGGGCTTAAATGTGGTAGACGGAAAAGTTGTTTACCCAGGTGTTGCCGAAGCCTTCAACTTACCTTTAACCAACGTAGCCGAATTATTAGCTTAA